Proteins encoded together in one Candidatus Bathyarchaeota archaeon window:
- a CDS encoding type II toxin-antitoxin system VapC family toxin, with translation MRYIIDSYAWIEYFIGSRSGENARRIIEGFEEKLTPTICLAEVYAKTLKVEGRELAERQRAFIKERSALIQIDEAIAIKSAEVDVTMKSRIEGWGMADSIVYATGLIKGAEIVTGDEHFKNLKNVLFIK, from the coding sequence ATGAGATACATAATAGACTCATACGCCTGGATTGAATATTTTATTGGGAGCAGGTCTGGAGAGAATGCTAGACGTATAATTGAGGGCTTCGAGGAAAAGTTGACCCCCACTATCTGCCTAGCAGAGGTCTACGCGAAAACCCTTAAAGTCGAAGGCAGGGAGTTGGCCGAGAGGCAAAGGGCCTTCATCAAGGAGAGAAGCGCCCTCATACAAATAGATGAAGCCATAGCCATAAAATCCGCTGAAGTAGACGTAACCATGAAGAGCAGGATCGAGGGGTGGGGGATGGCCGACTCCATAGTATATGCAACGGGATTAATAAAGGGAGCTGAGATAGTAACCGGGGACGAGCATTTCAAAAACCTGAAAAATGTACTCTTCATCAAATAG
- a CDS encoding NAD(P)/FAD-dependent oxidoreductase gives MAGLDFDVLVVGAGPAGSSAARMAALKGVEVALLEEHARVGEPEHCAGLIHGRDLGILGGCPEKLMEARVKEVKLVIGSGVELWFKQDFTVLNRRGFDEFLALEAEEAGAKLYKGWRAKGVERYLDKGRERIRVGVEGKDGGMEGLHLSSRVVIGADGFRCSVGRWFGVNPRMELASCIQSWVRPNPLGSSRVMEVYVGREYAPGGYAWVVPSSDDTAKIGLGVRGSHEPAVQYWRRFLEKFKGLKVERVTGHCVPLSGPLERTYGEGFLLAGDAAGQVVPSSGAGIATSIICGGIAGEVAAEYAGEGGGRGGLSEYQRLWRRRLQGKFEACLEIKRLLDSIEPEEAEAIKEAFKGLGDAGLSPMRLLGPSVRVLLKRRSLIRLLPVLFKAKKHGFF, from the coding sequence ATGGCTGGATTGGACTTCGACGTATTGGTCGTGGGGGCGGGGCCTGCGGGATCCTCCGCTGCGAGGATGGCGGCCTTAAAGGGCGTGGAGGTCGCACTCCTGGAGGAGCATGCCAGGGTGGGGGAGCCTGAGCATTGCGCAGGGCTAATCCATGGGAGGGATCTGGGGATCCTCGGAGGCTGTCCCGAGAAGCTCATGGAGGCTAGGGTTAAAGAAGTTAAACTAGTAATAGGGTCGGGTGTCGAGCTCTGGTTCAAACAGGATTTCACAGTCCTGAATAGGAGGGGGTTTGATGAGTTCCTAGCCCTGGAGGCGGAGGAGGCGGGTGCAAAGCTCTACAAGGGATGGAGGGCAAAGGGCGTCGAGAGGTATTTAGACAAGGGAAGGGAACGGATCAGGGTCGGGGTTGAGGGTAAGGATGGAGGCATGGAGGGCCTCCACCTCTCCTCCAGGGTGGTTATTGGGGCCGACGGCTTTAGATGCAGCGTGGGTAGATGGTTCGGGGTAAATCCCAGGATGGAGTTGGCCTCCTGCATCCAGTCATGGGTTAGGCCCAATCCCTTGGGCTCGTCGAGGGTTATGGAGGTCTACGTCGGGAGGGAATACGCTCCAGGCGGATACGCCTGGGTCGTCCCCTCATCCGATGATACGGCCAAGATCGGATTAGGGGTTAGAGGGAGCCATGAGCCGGCCGTCCAGTATTGGAGGAGGTTCCTGGAAAAGTTCAAGGGTTTAAAGGTGGAGCGTGTAACGGGCCACTGCGTCCCCCTGAGCGGCCCCCTGGAGAGGACTTACGGGGAGGGATTCCTCCTAGCAGGCGACGCTGCGGGCCAAGTCGTCCCATCCAGCGGCGCGGGCATAGCCACATCCATAATCTGCGGAGGGATAGCAGGGGAGGTTGCGGCTGAATACGCTGGGGAAGGAGGAGGGAGGGGGGGCCTATCTGAGTATCAGAGGCTCTGGAGGAGGAGGCTCCAGGGAAAGTTTGAGGCGTGCCTCGAGATCAAGAGGCTCCTCGACAGCATCGAGCCTGAAGAGGCTGAGGCTATCAAGGAGGCGTTTAAAGGATTAGGAGACGCAGGCCTATCACCCATGAGGCTCCTAGGACCATCCGTGAGGGTCCTCCTCAAGAGGAGGAGCCTAATCCGGCTTTTACCCGTGCTGTTCAAGGCGAAGAAGCACGGTTTCTTCTAA
- a CDS encoding type II toxin-antitoxin system HicA family toxin, with product MSKITPLNPHKLIKVLQKAGFRILRQKGSHIIMIDDKETRVVIPVHPGKDVKPGLIRVIIKEAGLSREEFLKLSREA from the coding sequence TTGTCTAAGATCACGCCTTTGAACCCTCATAAACTGATTAAAGTCCTTCAGAAAGCAGGTTTTAGGATCCTCCGTCAAAAAGGCTCACACATCATCATGATAGACGATAAAGAGACTAGGGTGGTGATCCCAGTCCATCCGGGAAAAGACGTTAAACCAGGATTGATCAGGGTGATAATAAAAGAAGCCGGGTTAAGCAGGGAAGAATTTCTCAAGCTTTCAAGGGAAGCCTGA
- a CDS encoding type II toxin-antitoxin system HicB family antitoxin, which translates to MYEFDIVIMEDETGGYVAFVPALPGCHTQGDTLEELMENVKEAIELYLETLTEEEKGELLRQRVIGIQKVKALV; encoded by the coding sequence ATGTACGAGTTTGATATAGTTATAATGGAGGATGAAACCGGGGGATATGTAGCCTTCGTACCCGCATTACCCGGCTGCCATACGCAAGGGGATACTTTAGAGGAGCTTATGGAAAATGTGAAAGAAGCCATCGAGCTTTATTTGGAGACCCTGACAGAGGAAGAAAAGGGGGAGCTCCTGCGACAGAGGGTGATCGGGATACAGAAAGTGAAAGCTCTTGTCTAA
- a CDS encoding aspartyl protease: protein MGYSWVEIEVSNIAKTKSKRLKALVDTRASLTVLPGSTAGELGIEPIREEDVATGAGLVRIKRGRGWIKLYDKEAIFDVWISDIIDKVLLGLVVLEVFGYEVDPVTGRLRERPLLLY from the coding sequence ATGGGGTATTCCTGGGTGGAGATAGAGGTCTCCAACATAGCGAAGACGAAATCTAAGAGGCTTAAAGCCCTGGTGGATACGAGGGCGAGCCTGACAGTGTTGCCGGGATCCACGGCTGGGGAGCTTGGAATAGAGCCTATAAGGGAGGAGGATGTGGCGACCGGAGCAGGCCTGGTCAGGATTAAGAGGGGGAGGGGTTGGATCAAACTTTACGATAAGGAGGCGATCTTCGACGTATGGATATCAGACATAATAGATAAGGTGCTGCTGGGCTTAGTCGTTTTAGAGGTGTTTGGATACGAGGTGGATCCGGTTACAGGCAGGCTCAGGGAGAGGCCGCTGCTCCTATACTGA
- a CDS encoding cupin domain-containing protein — protein MVERKGEVFNPRDLESLVFKWGTQQWVIGDRFSLGLTVIPPGTAHERHSHPGVEEMFYIISGEMEVIFYYGDEQEKFYAGPGSYVHIPAGVEHSGGGHSVEPVRFLVIYSPPGPETYQLRNDPECTILPPGKLPAYHCK, from the coding sequence ATGGTTGAGAGGAAGGGCGAGGTTTTCAACCCGAGGGATTTGGAGTCGCTGGTCTTCAAGTGGGGGACCCAGCAATGGGTTATCGGAGACCGGTTCAGCCTGGGTTTAACGGTCATCCCCCCGGGCACGGCCCACGAACGACACAGCCACCCAGGCGTGGAGGAGATGTTCTACATAATCTCGGGGGAGATGGAGGTCATCTTCTACTACGGCGACGAGCAGGAGAAGTTCTACGCTGGGCCGGGCTCATACGTCCACATCCCCGCCGGGGTGGAGCACTCTGGCGGAGGCCACAGCGTGGAGCCGGTCAGGTTCCTCGTGATCTACAGCCCGCCTGGACCCGAAACTTACCAGCTCAGAAACGACCCGGAGTGCACGATCCTCCCGCCTGGAAAGCTCCCGGCTTACCACTGCAAGTGA
- a CDS encoding adenosine-specific kinase, whose product MEFEAVPVTPPKDGNLIIGMAHFIKTVEDLYEALVGSVPGVRFGLAFCEASGPCLVRHVGNDAELEGFAVDAALRIGAGHSFIVALRGAYPINVLNALKMVQEVCTIYCATANPVEVLVAETGQGRAVIGVVDGYKPKGVEGSGEAEERKRLLRDIGYKL is encoded by the coding sequence ATGGAGTTTGAAGCTGTGCCCGTTACGCCCCCTAAAGATGGTAACCTGATAATCGGCATGGCGCATTTCATCAAGACGGTTGAGGATCTATACGAGGCTCTGGTGGGCTCTGTCCCCGGGGTCAGGTTCGGCCTGGCCTTCTGCGAGGCCTCCGGACCCTGCCTCGTGAGGCATGTGGGGAACGATGCGGAGCTTGAGGGCTTCGCCGTCGACGCCGCCTTGAGGATCGGGGCAGGCCACTCCTTCATCGTAGCCTTGAGGGGGGCTTATCCGATAAACGTGTTGAACGCTTTGAAGATGGTTCAGGAGGTATGCACGATATACTGCGCTACAGCGAACCCCGTGGAGGTCCTGGTCGCCGAGACGGGGCAGGGGAGGGCCGTGATAGGCGTGGTGGACGGCTATAAACCTAAAGGTGTCGAAGGCTCCGGGGAAGCCGAGGAGAGGAAGAGGCTCCTGCGGGACATAGGCTACAAACTCTAA
- the cysS gene encoding cysteine--tRNA ligase, with protein MARMVREFKPLRGNRVYMFVCGPTVYDLSHVGHARTYVAYDIMAKYLRLRGYSVFYLMNITDVDDKIIRRSRELGVDPFELAEDMTEEFHRDMRALKVDSVNLYARASEHIDEIIEQVRGLLDKGYAYRLDGDVYYDISRFPDYGRLSGRRPEELVRHRVDPRPGKRSPGDFALWKAEKPGEPSWDSPWGRGRPGWHIEDTAITHTYFGASYDIHGGALELIFPHHEAEIAQMEALTGVKPMVNYWIHTGLLTIGGRKMSKSLKNFVTIREALSRHSPEALRVFFAMTHYRSPIDYDEADVSSAAKFAESLNQAYRMVEEGLGEAGGEGGGDGEPAGSDEDVERVRGYVERFHAYMGDDFNTPRALAAIREFTRFVYKCLGDSPPKRLLREILGAYDLFDSVLGFLDRRGRPGEGRVLRDVLDAVLEVREILRAEGRFDLSDKIRERLEEAGVGIEDTPGGPRWRIR; from the coding sequence ATGGCGCGTATGGTTAGGGAGTTCAAGCCTTTAAGGGGTAACAGAGTTTACATGTTCGTCTGCGGCCCTACCGTCTACGACCTCAGCCATGTAGGCCACGCCCGGACCTACGTGGCCTACGATATCATGGCTAAGTATCTGAGGTTGAGGGGTTACAGCGTCTTCTACCTCATGAACATAACGGATGTGGATGATAAGATCATTAGGAGGAGCCGGGAACTGGGCGTGGATCCCTTCGAGTTGGCTGAGGATATGACGGAGGAGTTCCATAGGGATATGAGGGCTTTGAAGGTGGACAGCGTCAACCTCTACGCTAGGGCCTCTGAGCACATCGATGAGATCATAGAGCAGGTTAGGGGGCTCCTCGATAAGGGCTACGCGTACCGGTTGGACGGCGACGTATACTATGATATATCCAGGTTTCCGGATTACGGGAGGCTCTCGGGGCGGAGGCCTGAGGAGCTGGTTAGGCATAGGGTAGATCCCAGGCCTGGGAAGAGGAGCCCCGGGGACTTCGCGTTGTGGAAGGCTGAGAAGCCCGGGGAGCCATCGTGGGATAGCCCGTGGGGCAGGGGCAGGCCTGGATGGCATATAGAGGATACCGCCATAACCCACACGTATTTCGGGGCCTCCTACGACATCCATGGGGGAGCCTTGGAGCTCATATTCCCCCACCACGAGGCTGAGATAGCCCAGATGGAGGCCCTCACGGGGGTTAAGCCCATGGTCAACTATTGGATCCACACCGGGCTTTTAACTATAGGAGGGAGGAAGATGTCCAAGTCCCTCAAGAACTTCGTCACCATCAGGGAGGCCCTGTCGAGGCACAGCCCCGAGGCCTTGAGGGTCTTCTTCGCCATGACCCATTACAGGAGCCCCATAGACTACGATGAGGCCGACGTCTCGAGTGCAGCCAAGTTCGCGGAGTCCCTGAACCAGGCCTATAGGATGGTTGAGGAGGGGCTGGGGGAGGCTGGTGGGGAGGGAGGGGGGGACGGGGAACCCGCCGGCTCGGATGAGGACGTTGAAAGGGTGCGGGGGTACGTGGAGAGGTTCCACGCCTATATGGGGGACGACTTCAATACTCCGAGGGCCCTGGCGGCCATACGCGAGTTCACCCGGTTCGTCTATAAGTGCCTCGGGGATAGCCCGCCTAAGCGGCTCCTCAGGGAGATCCTGGGGGCCTACGACCTCTTCGACAGCGTCCTAGGCTTCCTGGACAGGAGGGGGAGGCCCGGGGAAGGAAGGGTTCTAAGGGATGTCCTGGACGCCGTGCTCGAAGTCAGGGAGATCCTCAGAGCTGAGGGGCGCTTCGACCTCTCGGACAAGATCAGGGAGAGGCTGGAGGAGGCGGGGGTAGGGATCGAGGACACCCCTGGGGGGCCGAGGTGGAGGATTAGGTGA
- a CDS encoding HEPN domain-containing protein gives MKLNPLSEVRFRVKLAERYLEEAERAYRIEDYRAAVGSSQLSVENAAKAVIALYRIPSWSHDPSHELEELIDTMPEEVRHPSRELASTARRLAPEHGRATYGEPSRGLTPWDLYSREDAYSALNDAREALKRLSEILEKLKVHL, from the coding sequence TTGAAGCTCAACCCCCTGAGCGAAGTCCGCTTCAGGGTAAAGCTGGCGGAACGATACCTGGAGGAGGCTGAGAGAGCTTACCGGATAGAGGACTATAGAGCCGCCGTAGGCTCCTCCCAGCTGAGCGTCGAGAACGCAGCCAAGGCCGTGATCGCCCTCTACAGGATCCCGAGCTGGAGCCACGACCCATCCCATGAGCTTGAGGAGCTGATCGACACGATGCCAGAGGAGGTTAGGCATCCCTCAAGGGAGCTCGCCTCGACCGCCAGGAGGCTAGCCCCAGAACATGGCAGAGCCACCTACGGCGAGCCCAGTAGAGGCCTCACACCATGGGACCTCTACAGCCGGGAAGACGCATACTCAGCCTTAAACGATGCTAGGGAGGCCCTCAAACGCCTCAGCGAGATCCTGGAGAAGCTCAAAGTCCACTTGTAA
- a CDS encoding nucleotidyltransferase domain-containing protein, producing the protein MILFGSWARGDAGGGSDVDVFVLLRSTGGLAVRSEIYDVLSRRLRRAVTLVDMRLNEIQGEDLELNPLLINLIADGVIIEDGQGILEAFIEEGRRLIEEMKLIRYKTPDGKYGWMRRDMKPISQLGSEV; encoded by the coding sequence ATGATCCTCTTCGGAAGCTGGGCTAGGGGAGACGCCGGGGGCGGAAGCGACGTGGATGTGTTCGTCCTACTCCGGAGCACGGGAGGCTTAGCCGTCAGATCGGAGATATACGATGTTCTAAGCAGGAGGCTCAGGAGGGCGGTAACCCTGGTGGACATGCGCTTAAACGAGATCCAGGGTGAGGATCTAGAGTTGAACCCGCTCCTGATAAACCTGATAGCCGACGGCGTAATAATCGAGGACGGCCAGGGGATCCTAGAGGCCTTCATCGAGGAGGGGCGGAGGCTCATCGAGGAGATGAAGCTGATCAGGTATAAGACCCCCGACGGGAAATACGGGTGGATGAGGAGGGATATGAAGCCCATTAGCCAACTAGGCTCCGAGGTGTAA
- a CDS encoding FAD-dependent thymidylate synthase, which yields MDVFLMAYTPDPGRVCGAAAKVCVSSRDPREIWDSTPREKLLGNLEAALSRGHESVSEHAYFTFAVSGVSRALTHQLVRHRVASYSQQSQRYVKLARPRYVTPPTVKGDSEAERLYREAVESAFKAYKRLMDLGVPLEDARYVLPNAAETSIVVSVNARELLHILELRLCLHAQWEIRMLASKMLQEASKVAPEIMARAGPPCKTKGRCPENDAKCPLYAQHIGGGASPSAARDSPGQTGSLINPSLSGSGEGDTPGGGI from the coding sequence ATGGACGTCTTCCTGATGGCTTACACGCCTGATCCCGGGAGGGTTTGCGGCGCAGCCGCCAAGGTATGCGTCTCATCCAGGGATCCGAGGGAGATATGGGACTCCACCCCCAGGGAGAAGCTGTTGGGGAACCTGGAGGCGGCCCTAAGCCGCGGCCATGAATCCGTATCGGAGCATGCATACTTCACCTTCGCCGTATCCGGGGTCTCAAGGGCCCTAACCCACCAGCTCGTCAGGCATAGGGTAGCCTCCTACTCTCAGCAAAGCCAGAGGTACGTGAAGCTGGCCCGTCCAAGATACGTGACCCCGCCCACGGTCAAGGGGGATTCGGAGGCGGAGAGGCTTTACAGGGAGGCCGTGGAATCCGCCTTCAAAGCCTATAAACGGTTGATGGATCTCGGGGTGCCCTTGGAGGACGCCAGGTACGTCCTACCCAACGCGGCTGAGACCAGCATCGTAGTCTCCGTGAACGCCAGGGAGCTCCTCCACATCCTGGAGCTGAGGCTCTGCCTCCACGCCCAATGGGAGATAAGGATGCTGGCCTCCAAGATGCTCCAGGAAGCCTCCAAGGTGGCCCCTGAGATCATGGCTAGGGCCGGGCCTCCCTGCAAGACCAAGGGGAGATGCCCCGAGAACGATGCTAAATGCCCCCTGTACGCCCAGCACATCGGAGGGGGAGCGAGCCCCTCGGCGGCGAGGGATAGCCCTGGGCAAACCGGTTCATTAATTAACCCGTCCCTATCAGGTTCAGGTGAGGGTGACACCCCTGGAGGAGGAATTTAA
- a CDS encoding endonuclease III, whose translation MVGGGPAEALRVIWGLFPGRVRGPGGDSFHLLVATILSQNTNWRNVERALSNLESCGAVTPEALMEAGPGRLEALIRPAGLHRVKAAKLVEASRFVKEKFHDGLEGVLRLPLEEARRRLMEIPGVGPKTADVLLAFAGGRDVLPVDTHIDRVSKRLGLVGRGAGYDEVKARLEGLIPASERRRMHLALIEFGRSICKAIGPRCRECPVNRLCPSRRIE comes from the coding sequence ATGGTTGGCGGGGGTCCAGCTGAGGCTTTAAGGGTCATATGGGGGCTCTTCCCGGGGAGGGTGAGGGGACCGGGCGGGGATTCCTTCCACCTCTTGGTGGCCACCATACTATCCCAGAACACTAATTGGAGGAATGTGGAGAGGGCTTTGAGCAACCTCGAATCATGCGGGGCCGTAACGCCTGAAGCCCTCATGGAGGCTGGGCCGGGGAGGCTGGAGGCGCTTATCAGGCCGGCGGGCCTCCACAGGGTCAAGGCTGCGAAGCTCGTGGAGGCATCCAGGTTCGTTAAGGAAAAGTTTCATGACGGCTTGGAGGGCGTCCTGAGGCTCCCATTGGAGGAGGCTAGGAGGAGGCTCATGGAGATCCCCGGCGTCGGCCCTAAGACCGCGGATGTCCTGCTGGCCTTCGCGGGTGGGAGGGATGTCCTACCCGTGGACACCCATATAGACAGGGTATCCAAGCGTTTAGGCCTCGTGGGGAGGGGGGCGGGCTACGATGAGGTTAAGGCCAGGCTTGAAGGGCTTATACCAGCGTCGGAGAGGAGGCGTATGCATCTGGCCCTCATAGAGTTCGGGAGGAGTATCTGCAAGGCCATAGGGCCTAGGTGCCGGGAGTGCCCCGTCAACAGGCTATGCCCCTCCAGGAGGATCGAGTGA
- a CDS encoding carbohydrate kinase family protein, producing MIVDGHGMEGEVLDTDPVYEEVVEGLARRLEGLRGGPRVAAMPDFFVDHFIYFDGDAFRFEEEFRSVVSRGGGDMPHTLQEIHKGGNAANMSYAVSRLGGGAVLLARTSGLGLALLRYFFEGENVDLSRVRGDGRLAVSTQLELRGDDGAVNVMIGDWGSASDFGPEMLTDEDYRVIAGCDYACVVNWSENMRGTDLAEMVFSRLEGCGAVRFFDPGDPSTKPGEVKGLFRRVLSRGLTDHLSLNENEFRWIAWEAGIALKGGLEGLKQGLRRLWEMIGGGIVDLHTSDYSASVVDGEAYLCPTFRVEPLRATGAGDAWNAASIWAGHMGLSPLERLIFANAAAGLYISAGRAEPPRLGEVRMALSSLKLRDLGAPPPEKR from the coding sequence TTGATCGTCGATGGTCACGGGATGGAGGGGGAGGTTTTGGATACCGATCCCGTCTACGAGGAGGTTGTGGAGGGGCTTGCGAGGCGCCTCGAAGGTTTGAGGGGTGGTCCCCGGGTCGCGGCTATGCCGGACTTCTTCGTGGACCACTTCATATACTTCGACGGTGATGCGTTCAGGTTCGAGGAGGAGTTTAGGAGTGTGGTCTCCAGGGGCGGCGGGGATATGCCCCACACCCTGCAGGAGATCCATAAGGGGGGTAACGCCGCTAACATGTCCTATGCGGTTTCGAGGCTGGGGGGCGGGGCCGTCCTCCTGGCCAGGACCAGCGGTTTAGGGTTGGCCCTGCTCAGATACTTCTTCGAGGGGGAGAACGTGGATTTATCCAGGGTTAGGGGGGATGGGAGGCTCGCGGTGAGCACTCAGTTGGAGCTTAGGGGCGATGATGGAGCAGTGAACGTCATGATAGGGGATTGGGGCTCCGCCTCGGATTTCGGGCCTGAAATGTTAACGGATGAGGATTACAGGGTTATCGCGGGCTGCGACTACGCATGCGTGGTTAACTGGTCCGAGAACATGAGGGGGACCGATCTGGCTGAGATGGTCTTTTCCAGGCTTGAAGGCTGCGGGGCGGTGAGGTTCTTCGACCCGGGGGATCCATCCACGAAGCCGGGGGAGGTGAAGGGGTTGTTCAGGAGGGTTCTAAGCAGGGGCTTGACGGACCACCTCAGCCTCAACGAGAACGAGTTCCGCTGGATCGCCTGGGAGGCGGGGATAGCCCTGAAGGGGGGCTTGGAGGGCTTGAAGCAGGGCTTGAGGAGGCTCTGGGAGATGATTGGAGGCGGGATCGTGGACCTCCACACCTCGGATTACTCGGCATCCGTTGTGGATGGGGAGGCCTACCTGTGCCCCACCTTCAGGGTTGAGCCTTTAAGGGCTACGGGCGCGGGGGATGCATGGAACGCCGCCTCCATATGGGCCGGGCATATGGGCCTAAGCCCCCTGGAGAGGCTCATCTTCGCCAACGCCGCAGCCGGCCTCTACATCTCGGCGGGGAGGGCTGAACCCCCCAGGCTCGGGGAAGTTAGGATGGCCCTATCATCCCTGAAGCTTAGGGACTTGGGGGCGCCTCCCCCTGAAAAGCGTTAA
- a CDS encoding PIG-L family deacetylase encodes MIFDKGEFRFYDLERGISGDLNLLFPDWMEGERVAFISPHDDDAILGAGYLLLAVQAYGGVPCVAVMCDGRCGYSRPEDRIDIADRRRVESSRAYDLLGVASERLARFEVPDFCLGAYMEWLLPGGERGVFEGLFKALRRWGATRMLVPNDYREHPDHLAASLAASYIGPQVGDAILADWGSPTRIRSFLKYSVWAAFNPLEAGDLAVKASWRVEERVREAISKFESQRLVIKDLNRMRDERRIGDGAVEVYRRFDPRPRMDLKPYKDRIEGIDGVEG; translated from the coding sequence TTGATTTTCGATAAGGGGGAGTTCCGGTTCTACGATCTGGAGAGGGGGATCTCAGGGGATCTGAACCTCCTGTTCCCAGACTGGATGGAGGGGGAGAGGGTTGCCTTCATAAGCCCCCACGACGACGACGCCATCCTCGGCGCGGGGTACCTCCTCTTAGCCGTCCAAGCCTACGGGGGGGTTCCATGCGTGGCGGTGATGTGCGATGGGAGGTGCGGCTACAGCCGCCCGGAGGATAGGATCGACATAGCAGATCGCAGGAGGGTTGAGAGCAGCCGAGCCTACGATCTCCTAGGGGTCGCGTCTGAGCGGCTGGCCAGGTTTGAGGTCCCGGACTTCTGCCTCGGGGCATACATGGAGTGGCTCCTCCCCGGCGGGGAGAGGGGGGTGTTCGAAGGTTTATTCAAGGCTTTGCGGCGGTGGGGGGCTACCAGGATGCTGGTCCCCAACGATTACAGGGAGCATCCGGATCACCTGGCGGCCTCCCTCGCAGCCTCGTATATCGGGCCGCAGGTGGGCGACGCCATCCTAGCCGACTGGGGATCCCCCACGAGGATCAGGAGCTTCCTGAAGTATTCCGTCTGGGCTGCCTTCAACCCCTTGGAGGCGGGAGATCTCGCCGTCAAGGCTTCATGGAGGGTTGAAGAAAGGGTGAGGGAGGCCATCTCAAAGTTTGAGAGCCAGAGGCTGGTCATAAAGGATCTGAACAGGATGAGGGATGAGAGGAGGATAGGGGACGGCGCCGTGGAGGTCTATAGGAGGTTCGATCCCAGGCCCAGGATGGACCTCAAACCCTACAAGGACAGGATAGAGGGGATAGACGGGGTTGAAGGCTAG
- a CDS encoding aminopeptidase P family protein has product MKARGCDLALPLPEAEYRDRRRMLDRLMDQLGLQGFVALGSHISYLTGYPRGGEAVYAQARDGDGMLLTPWSGSYLEEEGWRIFCGEVVQVDDLSPVNRLNPSPDYGGVLEVLEGLGRGRIGLARGFEADPILVEALRDRLSRERVLDCSGRLWEARMVKSLREREILKAAFYAVSDSLNEGVKAVEEGVTRGELAGLMADNLYIHGVEALSEGFSAGSGFNPGVLCYPEGEDGALKEGEMVALQVGCRLYGYTAEASRSVIAGGRGPSILMECLDALYRSVEVALETAAPGVSLGRVCEAIREVLGEHWRSRIHGSIHSTGIEAWEPPASRIGESSAGGSLREGMVLSLDLSATPKPGLGILKLKEGLLIHGGGVEKLVTGVISDPLRLRIHEGK; this is encoded by the coding sequence TTGAAGGCTAGGGGATGCGACCTGGCCCTACCGTTGCCCGAGGCGGAATACCGGGATAGGCGTAGGATGCTGGACAGGTTGATGGATCAGCTCGGACTCCAAGGCTTCGTGGCCCTGGGATCCCACATATCCTATCTGACCGGGTATCCCAGGGGCGGCGAAGCGGTATACGCGCAGGCCAGGGATGGAGATGGGATGCTCCTCACACCCTGGAGCGGATCCTACCTGGAGGAGGAAGGGTGGCGGATATTCTGCGGCGAAGTCGTCCAGGTGGACGACCTATCCCCCGTGAACAGGCTCAACCCCAGCCCGGATTACGGGGGCGTCCTGGAGGTGCTGGAGGGGCTGGGGCGTGGGAGGATCGGGTTAGCCCGTGGATTCGAGGCAGATCCAATCCTGGTCGAGGCTTTAAGGGACCGCCTCAGCCGCGAACGGGTTTTAGACTGCTCTGGGAGGCTTTGGGAGGCCCGTATGGTTAAGAGCCTGAGGGAGAGGGAGATCCTTAAGGCGGCCTTCTACGCCGTCTCCGACTCCCTCAACGAGGGCGTCAAGGCGGTGGAGGAGGGCGTCACGAGGGGGGAGCTGGCGGGCCTCATGGCGGATAACCTCTACATCCATGGCGTAGAAGCCTTGTCGGAGGGCTTCTCCGCGGGTTCAGGCTTCAACCCTGGTGTCCTATGCTACCCAGAAGGCGAGGATGGAGCCCTGAAGGAGGGGGAGATGGTGGCCCTCCAGGTGGGATGCCGCCTCTACGGGTACACGGCCGAGGCTTCCAGGTCGGTGATCGCGGGTGGGAGAGGCCCATCGATCCTAATGGAATGCCTGGACGCCCTATACAGATCCGTCGAGGTAGCCCTCGAGACGGCCGCCCCCGGCGTGAGCCTGGGAAGGGTCTGCGAGGCCATAAGGGAGGTGCTGGGGGAGCATTGGAGGAGCCGCATCCATGGATCCATCCATTCCACGGGTATAGAGGCCTGGGAGCCCCCCGCCTCTAGGATCGGGGAATCCTCGGCCGGGGGGAGCCTCCGCGAGGGGATGGTTCTAAGCCTTGACCTCTCCGCCACGCCCAAGCCGGGGCTAGGCATCCTAAAGCTCAAGGAGGGCCTCCTCATCCATGGAGGAGGCGTGGAGAAGCTCGTTACAGGGGTTATATCCGACCCCTTAAGGCTCAGGATCCACGAGGGGAAATAA